CAAGCCGGTTGAAACCGCCGGAACAGGAAAACCCGTTCCACCCAAGCACCTCGAGTGCGTGCAAGTGATAGGGACCTGAACCGTGCGAATGGCATCAGGGCCAGCGGCCGTGCAAAGCCGCGCAAAAGGCCGGACACATGGGCGCCACAACCAGCCAGCGCAGTAAAGAACACCCCTTGCCAACGGAGAGCCGTCCACACAGGGGTCGCTGCACGAACCCGCTTCGCGGGAGTGGTGTTTGGGGTGAAGCTAAGCTGACGGCGCGGGCGCAGCGCCTGGATTGAACAGTGTCCGTGGTGGGCAGACCATTTCGACTCCTTCAACCTGAGGAGTCGAACGATGAACGAGCTTATAGCGATCGGTACGGTCAGCCCGCTGCGCCAGCGGTTGATCGAGGACATGAACATGCGGCGCTTCAGCCGCGAGACGCAGCGCAACTATATCCGCGATGTTGGACGTTTCGCCACATGGCTGGGACGCTCGCCGCACACGGCAACTGCAGAGGATCTGCGGCGCTTCCAGATCGACCAACGCGAGACCGGCGTTCCGGTGCCGACGATGAACAGCATAGTTGCAGCGCTGCGGTTCTTCTTCACCCACACGCTGGATCGGCCCGATCTGGCGCGCAAGCTGGTGCGCACTTCGCACGCCCGCAAGATCCCCGTGGTGCTGACCCAGGACGAGGTGAAGCGGTTGCTGGAGGCCACGACCTGCCTCAAGCATCAGGCAGCGCTGTCGGTTGCCTATGGCGCGGGACTGCGCGTCGGCGAGGTCTCGGCGCTCAAGGTGCGCGACATCGACAGCAAGCGCATGGTGCTGCGTATCGAGCGTGGCAAGGGTGGCCGATATCGCAACGCCATGCTGCCCGAAGGCCTGCTCGTGCTGCTGCGCGAGTGGTGGCGCGCCGGACGACAACAGGGCGTGTTGCATGCAGACAGCTGGCTTTTCCCAGGCAGAAGCGCGCTGCTGCCGATCAGCACCCGGCAGCTGTATCGCGTCGTCGTCGAGGCAGCCGAGGCAGCGGACATCACAAGGCGGGTCGGCCCGCACACCTTGCGGCACAGCTTCGCCACCCATCTGCTGGAGGACGGGGTCGATATCCGCGTCATCCAGGCGTTGCTGGGCCATGCCAAGCTT
The Blastomonas fulva genome window above contains:
- a CDS encoding tyrosine-type recombinase/integrase → MNELIAIGTVSPLRQRLIEDMNMRRFSRETQRNYIRDVGRFATWLGRSPHTATAEDLRRFQIDQRETGVPVPTMNSIVAALRFFFTHTLDRPDLARKLVRTSHARKIPVVLTQDEVKRLLEATTCLKHQAALSVAYGAGLRVGEVSALKVRDIDSKRMVLRIERGKGGRYRNAMLPEGLLVLLREWWRAGRQQGVLHADSWLFPGRSALLPISTRQLYRVVVEAAEAADITRRVGPHTLRHSFATHLLEDGVDIRVIQALLGHAKLNTTAFYTQVATKTMRAVISPLDRLALTSSTAQVPDG